In Triticum aestivum cultivar Chinese Spring chromosome 5B, IWGSC CS RefSeq v2.1, whole genome shotgun sequence, the following proteins share a genomic window:
- the LOC123116053 gene encoding ubiquitin-conjugating enzyme E2 28 — MANKRIQKELMDLQKDPPTSCSAGPAGADLFHWQATIMGPGDSPYSGGVFFVNIHFPPDYPFKPPKVNFQTKVYHPNINSNGSICLDILKEQWSPALTISKVLLSISSLLTDPNPDDPLVPEIAQLYKNQRGRYEETARAWTQKYAMG, encoded by the exons ATGGCGAACAAAAGGATTCAGAAGGAGCTCATGGATTTGCAAAAGGATCCACCAACATCATGCAGCGCTGGGCCTGCTGGGGCGGATCTATTCCACTGGCAGGCCACAATCATGGGCCCTGGTGACAGCCCCTACTCAGGAGGGGTGTTCTTCGTCAACATCCATTTCCCTCCTGATTACCCCTTTAAGCCTCCAAAAGTGAATTTTCAAACAAAG GTGTATCACCCGaacatcaactccaacggcagcaTCTGCCTGGACATCCTCAAGGAGCAGTGGAGCCCGGCACTGACCATATCCAAGGTCCTACTCTCCATCAGCTCCCTGCTCACCGACCCCAACCCCGACGACCCCCTTGTCCCGGAGATCGCGCAGCTCTACAAGAACCAGAGAGGCCGCTACGAGGAGACCGCGAGGGCCTGGACCCAGAAGTACGCCATGGGCTGA